A section of the Agromyces aurantiacus genome encodes:
- a CDS encoding ABC transporter permease, with protein MTAASTAVVPKRRLRDRLPVVHQLRQSVGLQRGMLVTGLVITGVFILTAIFAPVLAPYRYNQLRSAEGPFGAQQPPSPEHLLGTTVGGYDVLSRVIWGAQTALLVIIVAVVLSLFLGVFLGLVSGYIGGWLDRVLVVISDAIYAFPSLLLAILVAIVISGGQSSMWGGIFAAAISITVVFIPQYLRVIRAETVRIKAEAYVESAKVLGASNSRIIFRHVLRNATRTLPLIFTLNSSEAILTLAGLGFLGFGIEPTSAAEWGYDLNKALSDVTSGIWWTAMFPGLAIVFTVLGITLVGESLNDLADPRLRGRRRVAQAAGEVAETSVVPGGTLVAGPGGLSGLEDGETFDEHGIEVKR; from the coding sequence CCGCCGTCGTCCCCAAGCGGCGACTGCGCGACCGGCTCCCCGTCGTCCACCAGCTCCGGCAGAGCGTCGGGCTCCAGCGCGGCATGCTGGTGACGGGTCTGGTCATCACCGGCGTGTTCATCCTCACGGCGATCTTCGCGCCGGTGCTGGCGCCCTACCGGTACAACCAGCTGCGCTCCGCCGAGGGCCCGTTCGGCGCTCAGCAGCCGCCGTCGCCCGAGCACCTGCTCGGCACGACCGTCGGCGGCTACGACGTGCTCTCGCGCGTCATCTGGGGGGCGCAGACCGCGCTGCTCGTGATCATCGTGGCCGTCGTGCTCTCGCTGTTCCTCGGCGTGTTCCTCGGCCTCGTCTCCGGGTACATCGGCGGATGGCTCGACCGCGTGCTCGTCGTCATCAGCGATGCGATCTACGCCTTCCCGTCCCTGCTCCTGGCGATCCTCGTCGCGATCGTGATCTCGGGCGGGCAGTCGAGCATGTGGGGCGGCATCTTCGCCGCCGCGATCTCGATCACGGTCGTGTTCATCCCGCAGTACCTGCGGGTGATCCGTGCCGAGACCGTGCGCATCAAGGCCGAGGCGTACGTGGAGTCGGCCAAGGTGCTCGGCGCGTCGAACTCGCGCATCATCTTCCGGCACGTCCTGCGCAACGCCACCCGCACGCTGCCGCTGATCTTCACACTGAACTCCTCCGAGGCGATCCTCACGCTCGCGGGCCTCGGCTTCCTGGGCTTCGGCATCGAGCCGACCTCGGCTGCCGAGTGGGGCTACGACCTCAACAAGGCGCTCTCCGACGTCACGAGCGGCATCTGGTGGACGGCGATGTTCCCGGGCCTCGCGATCGTGTTCACGGTGCTCGGCATCACGCTGGTCGGCGAGAGCCTGAACGACCTCGCCGACCCGCGCCTGCGGGGGCGGCGCCGGGTCGCCCAGGCCGCGGGCGAGGTCGCCGAGACCTCGGTCGTGCCGGGCGGCACCCTGGTCGCCGGTCCGGGAGGCCTCAGCGGCCTCGAGGACGGCGAGACGTTCGACGAGCACGGGATCGAGGTCAAGCGATGA
- a CDS encoding ABC transporter ATP-binding protein gives MSTVVDIDRLGVSFATDAGAVKAVEDVSLTVERGEVVAIVGESGSGKTVTAKTILGLLPETATTSGAVVLTNRAGTADQDVVSLSRDKLRSIRGRDVAMVFQEPSTALNPVFTVGWQIMEGLLAHGKLSKKQARAKAIEILGKVGIPDPEHRVDYYPHQFSGGQKQRIVIAMALVLEPGLIVADEPTTALDVTVQAEILDLLRRVRDEFGTAIVLITHNMGVVADLADRVVVMYQGRVVEEATARELFANPQDDYTKALLAAVPYVGHGTVRAAERAAARPADWAEQAPIVEARGLEIVYPGRFGRAGFRAVDGVDLMIRPGEVLGLVGESGSGKTTIGRAIAGLTKVTGGSLTVLGHEMLGIRERDFRPVRDRLGFVFQDPASSFNPLLTIAEAVAEPLVIHERAVDARDARPRVNELLEAVQLPASYGDRYPHELSGGQRQRASLARGIALEPELLIADEPTSALDVSVQARVLDLFAELQRDFGFACLFISHDLAVVDLLADRIAVLYHGRLVEEGTGAEVLGAPKDPYTQRLLASLPVPDPVAQAERREELRRIREATR, from the coding sequence ATGAGCACGGTGGTGGACATCGACCGGCTCGGCGTGTCGTTCGCGACGGACGCCGGGGCCGTGAAGGCCGTCGAGGACGTGAGCCTGACGGTGGAGCGCGGCGAGGTCGTCGCGATCGTCGGCGAGTCCGGCAGCGGCAAGACCGTGACGGCGAAGACCATCCTGGGCCTGCTGCCCGAGACCGCGACGACCAGCGGCGCCGTGGTCCTCACGAACCGGGCGGGCACCGCCGACCAGGACGTGGTGTCGCTCTCGCGCGACAAGCTGCGCTCGATCCGCGGCCGCGACGTCGCGATGGTGTTCCAGGAGCCCTCGACCGCCCTCAACCCGGTCTTCACCGTCGGGTGGCAGATCATGGAGGGCCTGCTCGCGCACGGGAAGCTGTCGAAGAAGCAGGCGCGCGCGAAGGCGATCGAGATCCTCGGCAAGGTCGGCATCCCCGACCCCGAGCACCGCGTCGACTACTACCCGCACCAGTTCTCGGGCGGCCAGAAGCAGCGCATCGTCATCGCCATGGCCCTCGTGCTCGAGCCCGGCCTCATCGTGGCCGACGAGCCGACGACCGCGCTCGACGTGACCGTGCAGGCCGAGATCCTCGACCTGCTGCGCCGCGTGCGCGACGAGTTCGGCACCGCGATCGTGCTCATCACGCACAACATGGGCGTCGTGGCCGACCTCGCCGACCGGGTCGTGGTCATGTACCAGGGCCGGGTGGTCGAGGAGGCCACCGCGCGCGAGCTCTTCGCGAACCCGCAGGACGACTACACCAAGGCGCTGCTCGCGGCCGTGCCGTACGTGGGGCACGGCACGGTGCGTGCGGCCGAGCGCGCGGCGGCGCGGCCCGCCGACTGGGCGGAGCAGGCGCCGATCGTCGAGGCCCGCGGCCTCGAGATCGTCTACCCGGGCCGGTTCGGCCGCGCGGGCTTCCGCGCGGTCGACGGCGTCGACCTCATGATCCGGCCCGGCGAGGTGCTCGGCCTGGTCGGCGAGAGCGGATCGGGCAAGACGACGATCGGCCGGGCGATCGCGGGCCTCACCAAGGTGACCGGTGGATCGCTGACGGTGCTCGGCCACGAGATGCTCGGCATCCGCGAGCGCGACTTCCGGCCGGTGCGCGACCGCCTCGGGTTCGTGTTCCAGGATCCGGCCTCGAGCTTCAACCCGCTGTTGACGATCGCCGAGGCCGTGGCCGAGCCGCTCGTGATCCACGAGCGCGCGGTCGACGCGCGCGACGCCCGCCCGCGGGTGAACGAGCTCCTCGAGGCGGTCCAGCTGCCCGCCTCCTACGGCGACCGGTACCCGCACGAGCTCTCCGGTGGCCAGCGCCAGCGCGCGAGCCTCGCGCGGGGGATCGCGCTCGAGCCCGAACTGCTCATCGCCGACGAGCCCACCTCGGCGCTCGACGTGTCGGTGCAGGCGCGCGTGCTCGACCTGTTCGCCGAGCTGCAGCGCGACTTCGGCTTCGCGTGCCTCTTCATCAGCCACGACCTCGCCGTGGTCGACCTGCTCGCCGACCGCATCGCGGTGCTCTACCACGGCCGGCTCGTCGAGGAGGGCACCGGCGCTGAGGTGCTCGGCGCGCCGAAGGACCCGTACACCCAGCGCCTGCTGGCGTCGCTGCCCGTGCCCGACCCGGTCGCCCAGGCCGAACGACGGGAGGAGCTGCGGCGCATCCGGGAGGCCACCCGATGA
- a CDS encoding ATP-binding cassette domain-containing protein, with protein sequence MTRSATHGYPIVVSDLTVEYPAHGASAAHVAVHGVNLRLAPGEVLGLLGSAGSGTSTLAKVLSGVAFESSGPGGEVRPVITGGEALVLGTPLRGVNRRRLNELRFHVGYLAQDAAANLPPDRTISEIIGEPILERDHRYNRKALTTRVATMVDAVRLPLSMLEKYPYELSGGQRQRVALARALVLGPKLLIADQPTAGIDLTVRDAVAQLVNELRDGHTFSAIVITHDLPVLRRVADRLAVLDRGELVAIGTMDEVFHDPSHPYVKALAGALDDGHAVIDELKPEPPA encoded by the coding sequence ATGACCCGCTCCGCGACGCACGGCTATCCGATCGTCGTGAGCGACCTCACGGTCGAGTACCCCGCCCACGGTGCGAGCGCGGCGCACGTCGCCGTGCACGGCGTGAACCTCCGGCTCGCCCCGGGGGAGGTGCTGGGACTGCTCGGGTCGGCGGGCAGCGGCACCTCGACGCTCGCCAAGGTGCTCTCCGGGGTCGCGTTCGAGTCGTCCGGACCGGGCGGCGAGGTGCGCCCGGTGATCACGGGCGGCGAGGCGCTGGTGCTGGGCACACCCCTGCGCGGCGTCAACCGGCGCCGGCTCAACGAGCTGCGGTTCCACGTCGGCTACCTGGCGCAGGATGCCGCGGCGAACCTGCCGCCCGACCGGACGATCTCCGAGATCATCGGCGAGCCGATCCTCGAACGCGACCACCGGTACAACCGGAAGGCCCTCACCACGCGCGTGGCGACGATGGTCGATGCCGTGCGGCTTCCGCTCAGCATGCTCGAGAAGTACCCGTACGAGCTGAGCGGCGGTCAGCGGCAGCGCGTGGCGCTGGCCCGGGCGCTCGTGCTCGGCCCGAAGCTGCTCATCGCCGACCAGCCCACGGCGGGCATCGACCTGACGGTGCGCGACGCGGTCGCGCAGCTCGTCAACGAGCTGCGCGACGGCCACACCTTCTCGGCGATCGTCATCACCCACGACCTGCCGGTGCTCCGCCGGGTCGCCGACCGCCTCGCGGTGCTCGATCGGGGCGAGCTCGTCGCGATCGGCACCATGGACGAGGTCTTCCACGATCCGTCGCATCCGTACGTGAAGGCGCTGGCCGGCGCGCTCGACGACGGCCACGCGGTGATCGACGAGCTGAAGCCCGAGCCGCCCGCGTGA
- a CDS encoding D-isomer specific 2-hydroxyacid dehydrogenase family protein: MTAPGAGDARHRAVAGAVGSADAAMLAPRPEPGPIAIVPADEPRFAEAVGRAGGHVAPLSTATRGLVWTSAEGEDRLEELLASHPAISWVQLPWAGVDAFAGLLRRHRGDGRVWTSAKGAYAQPVAEHALMLALAVLRELPARVRAGEWRADERGRSLYGADVVIVGAGGIAVELLRLLAPFGVRATVVRRSDGAVPGAERTLPAVRLAEALATAEVVFVAAALTDDTRGLLGREELGALPDGAVLVNVARGALVDTAALVEALESGRLGGAGLDVTDPEPLPAGHPLWHAPNCIVTPHVADTEAMTVPLFAQRVAANTAALLGTGRFEGLIDLDAGY, translated from the coding sequence GTGACGGCGCCCGGAGCCGGCGACGCACGGCACCGCGCGGTCGCGGGTGCGGTCGGCAGCGCGGATGCCGCGATGCTCGCGCCGCGGCCCGAACCGGGGCCGATCGCGATCGTGCCCGCCGACGAGCCTCGATTCGCCGAGGCGGTCGGCCGCGCCGGCGGGCACGTCGCACCGCTGTCGACGGCGACCCGCGGCCTGGTCTGGACCAGCGCCGAGGGCGAGGACCGGCTCGAGGAGCTGCTGGCGAGCCATCCGGCGATCTCGTGGGTGCAGCTCCCGTGGGCGGGCGTCGACGCGTTCGCCGGGCTGCTCCGGCGCCACCGCGGCGACGGCCGGGTGTGGACCAGCGCGAAGGGCGCGTACGCGCAGCCCGTCGCGGAGCACGCGCTCATGCTCGCGCTGGCCGTGCTCCGCGAGCTGCCGGCGCGCGTGCGCGCGGGGGAGTGGCGCGCCGACGAGCGCGGGCGGAGCCTCTACGGCGCCGATGTCGTGATCGTGGGCGCGGGCGGCATCGCGGTCGAGCTGCTTCGCCTGCTCGCGCCGTTCGGCGTGCGCGCGACGGTCGTCCGGCGTTCGGATGGCGCGGTGCCCGGCGCCGAGCGGACCCTGCCGGCCGTACGGCTGGCCGAGGCCCTCGCCACGGCCGAGGTGGTCTTCGTCGCCGCCGCGCTCACGGACGACACGCGCGGGCTCCTGGGTCGCGAGGAGCTCGGCGCGCTGCCCGACGGCGCGGTCCTCGTCAACGTCGCCCGCGGCGCGCTGGTCGACACCGCGGCGCTCGTGGAGGCGCTCGAGTCGGGGCGGCTCGGCGGGGCGGGCCTCGACGTCACCGACCCCGAGCCGCTGCCCGCCGGACATCCGCTCTGGCACGCGCCCAACTGCATCGTGACGCCGCACGTGGCCGACACCGAGGCGATGACCGTGCCGC